caCATTCTTTAAAAATTCCAGTCACACAAAGTATATGCTAAAAATACAGTCACAGCTCACAGGATAATTCATGCAAATGTGAGACTCATAATTGCTACAGTAAGACAATAcagacaaatataaacaaatagcATATCCACAAATATCAACCACAAAGCACTACCAACATCTCAATCACTACAAAATTACtttgtaaatgtcttttaaaaatcacTGTGGCAGTTAATGATCAAGTGTAGTCATTTCCTGTCTTCAGTGTTGCTCAGTGCAGTTAAGAGTGTTAACATGTACGCCTCCCATCTGTGAAGCAGAACACAAAACCAGACTCAGTTTTTGTTATCAGGATCCAGAAAAAGGTTTCAAGGAAGAAGAACTGCACAGCTTCTGCTTATTGTCTGATTTGGCCTTGAAGATGTCTATGAAATGAACTCAGAGAGCAGAACTAAGAGCTTGAAGAGGGGAAGTTTTTGTTTATACCTGTGTTCCTACTGAGGatcttttttcttcttgtctAAGTGTGTGATGATCCTGGTAATCCAGGAGTTTTTCTCAGGTGGAGCGCACagtttcttgtctttttttgtgaTGAATCTATGGGAACAGAAAGAAGGAAACATGCATTAATACAACCCTAGTTTAGAATCAATTAAgtcaaaattctttaaaaaaaaataaagcttccaaaaggAGGTTACCATAAAGAACCTTTcggtgaacagttcttaaaaagaaCACTTTTAGTAGGAAGAGCATTTTACTAATCTAAAGATAATTTTTTCTGTATAAAGAGCCTTTTGTAGTTCCTGGATGTTATACatttttcatggaaccatcaataaCAGTAAAGACCATAAATGATACTCACACAGTAGCTGGAATGGGACAGCCACTCTCTGTGGTTTGTTGAAAGTAGGATGCAACTATCTGTATTGGAATGCGAGTGTCCTTGGTTGTCAGACAACAATCCGCAGCTGTGTCTGAAAAAGCTAAGAGTGAAAGGACAGAATAAACAACACTTCTCACAGGAAACTCCTCTACTATATGCATTTGACCCCATGCAAGAACAAAACTTGGCCTGTTCCTGGGCATTTCTGGACTTACGGGAACTTGCTCCCACAGTATAATTGAATCTTTG
The sequence above is drawn from the Cyprinus carpio isolate SPL01 chromosome B5, ASM1834038v1, whole genome shotgun sequence genome and encodes:
- the LOC109082625 gene encoding C-C motif chemokine 3-like: MIFWRPNTKTRMQTTTVTLLVITAVLWGNIEAFSDTAADCCLTTKDTRIPIQIVASYFQQTTESGCPIPATVFITKKDKKLCAPPEKNSWITRIITHLDKKKKDPQ